One part of the Rhodothermales bacterium genome encodes these proteins:
- the gatC gene encoding Asp-tRNA(Asn)/Glu-tRNA(Gln) amidotransferase subunit GatC, protein MAITREDVRYMAALARLRFTPEEEARMVEDLEAVLGYMAKLNELDTDGVPPMSHVIDLYNVEREDAAQQRISHAEALKNAPDADGTYFRVPKVIE, encoded by the coding sequence ATGGCAATCACCCGCGAAGACGTACGATACATGGCGGCGCTGGCCCGGCTGCGCTTCACCCCCGAGGAAGAGGCGCGCATGGTCGAGGACCTGGAGGCGGTTCTCGGTTACATGGCGAAGCTGAACGAGCTGGACACCGATGGGGTGCCCCCGATGTCGCATGTGATCGACCTGTACAATGTGGAGCGGGAGGATGCCGCGCAGCAGCGGATCAGCCATGCGGAGGCGCTCAAGAATGCACCTGATGCGGACGGCACGTATTTTCGAGTCCCGAAAGTCATCGAATGA
- a CDS encoding sugar phosphate isomerase/epimerase family protein — protein sequence MIPTWLTDSVTCDLDRALHYTMLWGLEAVELRAVGKHCERVPFVNEARLRRRLDENELPVAAIDPGLFLGPAEDRAGWMNEIASLDDTLAFCTRIGCTRLIVSSFASSPEHAATAAEALRRAADRSARAGVDLIVFHEADTCAPDAQALAELLDRVDHPAVRAGWDPASAVMQGDDPADGLPRLANRLGFVRCADALPAKQSWRPASFGEGAVDWGARLRELRDIGYAGPLSLCVQVEPKPKEGLRAATRLHELIRQSAARPSDHLAT from the coding sequence ATGATCCCCACCTGGCTCACCGATAGCGTTACGTGCGACCTGGATCGCGCCCTGCACTATACGATGCTGTGGGGGCTGGAGGCCGTCGAGTTGCGCGCCGTAGGCAAACATTGCGAGCGCGTGCCGTTTGTCAACGAGGCGCGGCTCCGCCGCCGGCTCGATGAAAACGAACTGCCGGTGGCCGCCATCGATCCGGGCCTCTTTCTGGGGCCGGCGGAGGATCGGGCGGGATGGATGAACGAGATCGCCTCGCTGGACGACACGCTGGCCTTTTGCACCCGCATCGGCTGCACGCGCCTGATCGTGTCGTCGTTTGCTTCGTCGCCGGAGCACGCCGCCACGGCGGCCGAGGCGCTTCGCCGCGCGGCCGACCGGTCCGCGCGCGCCGGCGTCGACCTGATCGTGTTTCACGAGGCCGACACCTGCGCGCCCGATGCCCAGGCGCTGGCGGAGCTGCTGGATCGGGTCGATCATCCGGCCGTACGGGCCGGGTGGGATCCCGCGTCGGCCGTGATGCAGGGAGACGATCCGGCGGACGGCCTGCCTCGGCTGGCGAACCGGCTGGGTTTTGTCCGCTGCGCCGACGCCCTGCCGGCGAAACAGTCCTGGCGGCCGGCCTCGTTCGGGGAGGGCGCGGTGGACTGGGGCGCCCGGCTTCGGGAGTTGCGCGACATCGGATACGCCGGGCCGCTCAGCCTGTGCGTCCAGGTCGAGCCCAAGCCGAAAGAAGGCCTTCGCGCCGCCACGCGCCTCCATGAACTGATCCGGCAAAGCGCCGCACGACCTTCCGACCACCTGGCAACCTGA